A window of the Mesorhizobium opportunistum WSM2075 genome harbors these coding sequences:
- the flgB gene encoding flagellar basal body rod protein FlgB: protein MEPVSLFDLAAKQAQWLAVRQSAIAGNIANANTPGYTANDVEPFEKVLDRAAVSLQATQAGHLGSAATNAGFAIKPQEDDGVVMPSKNSVVLEDQLLKAGEVRRSFELNTAIVKAFHSMMMMAVKS, encoded by the coding sequence ATGGAGCCCGTTTCCCTTTTCGATCTCGCCGCCAAGCAAGCGCAGTGGCTGGCCGTGCGCCAGTCGGCGATCGCCGGCAACATCGCCAATGCCAACACGCCGGGCTACACGGCAAACGATGTCGAGCCGTTCGAAAAGGTGCTCGACCGTGCCGCGGTGTCGCTGCAGGCCACCCAGGCCGGCCATCTCGGCAGCGCCGCGACCAATGCCGGCTTCGCCATCAAGCCACAGGAAGACGACGGTGTCGTCATGCCGTCCAAGAATTCGGTGGTGCTCGAGGACCAGCTTCTCAAGGCCGGCGAGGTGCGCCGTTCCTTCGAGCTCAACACGGCCATCGTCAAGGCGTTCCACTCGATGATGATGATGGCGGTTAAGAGCTGA
- the flgC gene encoding flagellar basal body rod protein FlgC, with the protein MDALTAALKVAASGLGAQSERLRVVSENLANAQSTGTTPGSDPYRRKTISFVSELDRASGSSTVEVNSIDRDPSDFPVEFQPGNEAADEKGYVKMPNVNVLIEMADMTEANRSYEANLQVVKQARDLISMTIDLMRNQ; encoded by the coding sequence ATGGACGCGCTGACCGCAGCCCTGAAAGTCGCAGCATCCGGCCTTGGCGCCCAGTCCGAGCGCCTGCGTGTTGTTTCTGAAAACCTCGCCAATGCCCAGTCGACCGGTACCACGCCCGGCTCCGACCCGTATCGCCGCAAGACCATCAGCTTCGTTTCCGAACTCGACAGGGCCTCGGGCAGCTCGACCGTCGAAGTGAACTCGATCGACCGCGACCCGAGTGACTTTCCCGTCGAATTCCAGCCCGGCAACGAAGCCGCCGATGAGAAGGGCTACGTCAAGATGCCCAATGTCAACGTGCTGATCGAAATGGCCGACATGACCGAGGCCAACCGCTCCTACGAGGCCAACCTGCAAGTCGTGAAGCAGGCGCGCGACCTCATTTCCATGAC